A genomic window from Melanotaenia boesemani isolate fMelBoe1 chromosome 15, fMelBoe1.pri, whole genome shotgun sequence includes:
- the si:ch73-261i21.5 gene encoding zona pellucida-like domain-containing protein 1 translates to MWLVLLTYQLAKILLVNGQNACPGQPTYRSPANSDIDVICGSQTVNLQILLCPLYFSGYNESLLALNAQHSKSQCRGTADWTANPPVVKFNFSITERAIADCSSTMTITEEVGSGMFAAYSNVQYVNISGMVCSEDQTAGTITYHLEAIYKFSCRYPLQYLVNNTKMSVTGTKVAIRDNNGSFISTLSMRLYSDRNFTTMMQIPPTGLELKTRIFVKVLASNLTSRFYVHLDRCWATTSLYPVNVSSYDLFVGCHRDGQTVITTNGEQQEARFSFEAFRFVQNTNAVISTYYVHCATRLCVNTICPTLSQNCTSNGLRRRRSGNNDQATDVSDEATVSSGPITMHIENGYVLTSGDAKQTAWSDTLVAVAVAAGIIGAICLSLVAFIVYQRFNSKAIFNKTSLYTQE, encoded by the exons CTAACTCAGATATCGACGTCATTTGTGGAAGTCAGACAGTGAACCTCCAGATCCTCCTGTGTCCACTCTATTTCAGCGGATACAATGAGTCACTACTGGCCCTCAATGCACAGCACTCTAAAAGCCAGTGTAGAGGCACAGCAGACTGGACAGCCAACCCGCCTGTTGTCAAGTTCAACTTTTCCATCACAGAACGTGCCATCGCTGACTGCTCCAGCACAATGACT ATTACTGAGGAGGTAGGAAGTGGGATGTTTGCAGCTTACTCCAATGTTCAGTACGTCAACATCTCAGGCATGGTCTGCTCTGAGGACCAAACCGCAGGAACCATCACTTACCACCTAGAGGCGATATACAAGTTCTCCTGTCGCTACCCACTGCAGTACCTGGTCAACAACACCAAGATGAGCGT AACTGGAACCAAAGTGGCAATCCGAGACAATAACGGGAGCTTTATCAGCACACTGAGCATGCGACTCTACTCG GACAGAAACTTCACCACCATGATGCAGATCCCTCCGACTGGCCTGGAGCTAAAGACCAGGATCTTTGTAAAAGTATTAGCATCCAACCTCACCAGCAG GTTCTATGTGCACCTCGACCGATGTTGGGCCACGACCTCTCTGTACCCCGTCAACGTCTCATCTTATGATCTTTTTGTTGG ATGTCATCGGGATGGTCAGACAGTGATCACCACCAATGGAGAGCAGCAGGAGGCCCGTTTCTCTTTTGAGGCTTTCCGCTTTGTCCAAAACAcaaatgcagtgatttccaccTATTATGTTCACTGTGCCACCAGGCTGTGTGTTAACACCATCTGCCCAACACTCTCTcag AACTGCACCTCTAACGGCTTGAGAAGGCGGCGCAGCGGCAACAACGACCAGGCAACGGATGTAAGCGATGAGGCCACCGTCAGCTCCGGCCCCATCACCATGCACATCGAAAACG gGTACGTGCTGACATCTGGAG aTGCTAAACAAACTGCCTGGAGCGATACTTTGGTGGCCGTTGCAGTTGCAGCAGGAATCATTGGAGCCATCTGCCTCTCTCTGGTGGCTTTCATAGTTTATCAGAGGTTCAACTCTAAAGCCATATTCAACAAGACAAGTCTGTACACACAGGAGTGA